The sequence ggtgtacaatggggtggtgtagcagagtgctacgtgtctagcggagggagagctagcgccctaggtacatgccaatgtggcagccggagagatctgggcaccctgctggcgtgatgtcgtggctgtcggaggtgcggcggagcctgatggagggacagctgttggagcggtcgagtccctgctgacgtcgtccggcttccgtaagagagctgggggccgccgtcgtcatgaagcttgtggagcaccatcattgcccctctggcggagctggccggatgagacgccggtcttgttctccgtgacccgagtcgattcggggtaggatgatgatggcgcctcctgttgacgtggcggtctgtgccctaggcagggcgacgtggggtttcctccgaagccgaggttgagtctgccttctgttgccgtggccgagcccgagccaaggggtcgggcgaggcggaagtcgttcggccgaggccagggcggagtccgagccctggggtcgggcggagcggagttcgccgtcttccgggtcttagcccgagtccgagccctggggtcgggcggagcggagttcgccgtcttccgggtcttagcctgagtccgagccctggggtcgggcggagcggagttcgccgtcttccgggtcttagcccgagtccgagcaggcgcgtgtcaggatagaggtgtcaggtcacctttgcgttaaatgcccctgcaatttggtcagttggtgtggtgatttagtcaatgttgcttctgagcgaagccaaggccttgggcgagccggtgatgtgtccgccataaaaagggggcctcgggcgagacggaggtctctcgaggtcggctgcctttggccgaggctaggctcgggtgaagcgtgatcgagtcactcgtgtggactgatccctgacttaatcgtgcccatcaggcctttgcagctttatgctgatgggggttaccagctgagaattaggcgccttgagggtacccctaattatggtccccgacatattTCAAAAAGTGGACCTCAACCTCGACGAcatcatcattggcgccgaggtaacGCACATCGACGCCAATACCATTGGCGCCAACTTTTCCTACGTGGCAGTCGATGTGGCAAGTCCgagggggtcggcgccatagatcttggccccGACCCCCCTTGACGGCGGGTCCGGTGCTATCTaggggggtcggcgccaagatctatggcgccgaccccctgaGACTTGCCACATCGGCTGCCACGTAGGAAAAGTTGGCGCCACTATAAgttacctcggcgccaatgaCGACGACGCTGAGGTtagggtccattttttgaaatgaaactacaAAGAGCATAATTGTGCAAAAACCCCCAAaagggctaaaatgcaaaaaaaaatGGTCCGGTCACAGCACCTACCTTCCAATCAGTCGCTGCCTCATCACGAACCACTCTGTTTGCAGCGGTCATCCGCATGCCAATGCTCTGTTCAACTTTTTgcggcttctggccaccaaaaaatGTTGCGGGCTGTCAAACAATCAGTTTTTCAGTCagattctataaaattcgtttgggtaaaaaccattcaaaatcaacataaatacataatcggttgagtcgttgcaatagtagaaatccgtcactttctagatcttgAGCCCTATGGACACATTTATCTTTCTTCGtacgtaatcctaatgatactcagattctctatacactcagattctcagaaaagttggtcagaaaaaaactgaaccaaacatGCCCAATGTTTCTCTGCGAGAATACACAAGTAGATTACATATCTTTCTTTGTACATGGTACTTTCAGTTCCACGAGACCCAAGGGGTGAACCAATATGCTCCACAAGAACAATACTGTTGCACGAGCCACAGCAAAATCTCGGGTCACAAGAACAATATATGTATGGAAAGGCATAAAACACGACGCTCGTGATCAAGTTGTCAATCGAGGCCTTAACTTCACGTTACAGTTAACTGTTTCGCTTGACTTTAATTCATACCGGCGGCTACTGCTTCTACAGTGCTTTTCTCTCTCTATGGATTACGGTTGCAGCAGTCAAAATAGTTGTCTTTAATCCGAAGCGaacaaccctaaaccctaaaaccgtTAGAATCATTTTTGTCTGTTTTTTGGCGATAAATCTATCCATCATATCCCTataaacataaaaaataattttATCAACTAGCAAATAATTGACCAAACCAAGATAACTAAAGTCTAAAACCTAATCTGTTGGTGAACGATAATACTCACTCCGTCCCGAAATAATAGTTATTTTAGCTCTTGGTTTTTATGTTTAAATTCAAATAGATGACAATAAAtttagacacatatataaaacacatgCATTAATAATTATTCGAACAACAAGAATACCACTTCGTCGAAACATGATTTTTCTTCGGTTATTGACTTGAGCTGATAGCAGTTGGATGGTCCACCGCCTTCATTAGCCTCTCAGCTTAGCTACTGGAACGGGAGTACTACTCCTTTCGTTCCAAACTTAACAACTCATAATCTTACATTTCTTCCCGAGCTCTGACATTGAGTTTTTGTGCACTAGAAAGGTATTTTAACATGTTCAAATGTAGgcatgtttggttcgtggctaaatgtgccacatTTTGTCTAATGTTAGTCGTTTAAATTGAAGAATtaaccttagacagaaaagttaaGCAAAATGTGTTAAGTTAGGCAGCGAACCAAACATACTGTATATTCACTATCGAAGACATATTGTCCTCATGTTTTTTTATGGAACCGATTCAATACGTGCTCCTGCATGTCGATCTGTTGTTTTATAAACTTTATTAGATCtcgtttggtttctttagtccagagactaaaatttagttagaagactaaattttagtccctgTGCTGTTAGCGAGGACGGCGGTGTCGGGCTCCAGGGCCATGAGGAAGAAGCAGGCGTGGGCATTGGCGGGAGAGTGTAGGCGCGCATTGAGCTAGTTCAAAGGAGATGGGCTGTAGTTTGGCCAATGGGCCGGCCCAATACCAGGGGCATATATGTACACAGTAAACCAGCGAGAGAAATAACAGGATTCATAACCGAACTACCTATTCCCTCCGCGATACGTGTCGGCGTCGTACTTCCTTGAGTCCAGGCAGTGGGTGCTCGGCCCAAAACAAGATTCACCACACCTGGAAAGAGCCATGGCACCACTTGATGAGGGATATATATATCTCGCAAACCAAGCTGAGAAACTATGAGCACAACTGTTGTCCGATGGACCTGTTCATACAAACTCCAGAATAGTCTAGACCAGCAGTGAGGCGCGGGGAGCACTAGAACCGCGGCTACCGAGCACACTCTTACAACAGCCTGTTTAAACTCTCATCTCTCACAAAATTTGTACAACAGCGCCTAGGAAAGGAATGGAAGAGAGAAGGAAAAAAAACAAAGCACGGGATTGCTTGATCGACGGCAGCAGGGCTGGTGCCTGGTGGTGGTGGATGGTTGACGATGGCCACCATAGCAGCCTTGTGTGCGGCAATCTGATGGTCATCACCGCAACAAACGGTAGCAGCTCCGAAGGGTGAATCCATATATGCCCGAACCGGTCCCAGCAACTGGATGTGTTTCAGTTTTCTGCAGGTTGACAAACAAACAAGATCAAGAATCCGGCATAGATGTTAATGGTCAATCCGTACTGTCTGACTTATACATGAATGCCCAATCTGTACTGCAAACTCCGACGATTCTCTCGCATACCACCGACATGACGGATACTGATATCTAACACTGTCCGTACTTGCTTGTGCAGTACTATGCAGTATGGACACATAACAACAAAAAAAGCTACTACCACCGTCACAAAATTATGCAACTGTATATGCTTGCTCAGCCAAACTACGAGTACCAACATCTAAAACTCTAAACAATCACATTATAAAATGTGTTCAGCCATGGATCTAATGATATTTATTTGATATCATAAAACATGTATAAATGTTTGTATTAAATTTGGTCAAACATGCCATAGTATGACTTAGCACTGTGCTAGAATTGCATCCTCTCTAGGATGGGAGGTAATAGTCATGTATGTGGAGAGGCATACAAGCACTTTAGATAGTTTGAATCATCCTTACGAGAAAAAAAGAAGACAACAGAAGTTTGTTGGTGTAGAAACCATGCATGTTGCTTTGGACTTTGCTTTTCTTACATACCAATTAGCTTTTAAGGTATTCCTCAAGTGTCAGTGAAATATCATTATCAAAAATAATAATATTATAACACTTCCATCATGCTAGTTTGGATGTGTgaaacacaaggttgacttgttcCTTGTGGTTCGGATTGATGATGAATGATTGTCAACGGGTAACACTCTGGGGTAATCAGTGGACTGATCAGAGTGTAAGATTATGCTTGTACAACCATGTCGGTCGGCTTGTGTTGTGCATGTGTGGAGCACAGAGACAGTGGTCGAtggctgaggtgaaggtcatgcgggctcgTGCTTATGGACCGGGAGCGATGGAGGACAAGTACTGGGTCTTGACTGACGGATTGGAGCAGCCGGATAACCAGCCGTGGTGGCTGACAATTGGGACAAGCACTGACGTGGTGGAGTGGACCGCGTTGCCGGCGTGGTTGAGGACTAGCGGGACACGTGTCTGGTCGTGGAGGACGCGCACGTGGTGCGGTACTCATGGCGTGTTTGGTGGTttatgttgagtttgtgatccaaattctgaagaaggcggccaagttggcgagcgaagcggatcgttttagggtttcacctctataaatatctttgtaagccgcaggagatatctatctcaattgtaaatctcctgcgatctgtaaccacccgaaaatagtgagaagttgtcggccggcgcccgtggttttttccccttcactttggaggggttttccacgttaaatccgtgtcttctctgtgattgatcctatttGTGTCGCATTTATTTATAACAGTTTAGGCCTCAAAAGCAACCAGCGCTACAGATGACGGATTTTGaagagtttgggcctcaaaactcggcggCGGCGGTTCCGAAGGGATTTTGGGTTGAACTGGGATTTGGGGTTGAACTTTGGGATCAAAGTCACATACTCGTAGGACGAGAATTTTTAGTGGCTCTCATTCATCCTCCTCTGGTCACCTCACTAGTCCTACAGGATGAATCTTCTACCTATTTAATTCCAGAAAAATGCAATAAACCATGTGATTCCAGCATACATAAATACATAATTACATACAGTCCTGTAAGACTAGAAAGCTAAGGTCTCAGATGGGGAAACTTGATAACAAACAAAAGTAACTTCTGGTAGTTAGGAAGTATAACAAACAACAACAAACGCCCAGGATTGTGCTATGAAGTCTACGTCTGAAACCAGGAAGTAATGTTACAGCATCTGATGGAAAGCTACGTTCAATCAATAAGGCTGGAAGTGTCTAGCCCACTTAGGAGTTTGGAACTCTGGATAGCTCAGTGCAAGCAAAGCACCAGAAATGGTGGCATATCTCAAAAAATAAAGACCGAATCTTGACAACCACTACTTAACAACAGTACAATTTAACAGATTTCAACACAGAACATTTAGAGATGAACAAGGTTTGCGTGGATAATGGAAAAACGAAATTGGTTTCTTTAGACATGCTGGGAATGATCTATAGGAGAAAAAAAGGTACTTAATGAACTGATATCACCAAGGTCACCAAACTACAATAATATTCAAAGACTTCTCTCTGAATAGAGTACACAAGCATTTTGTTGATACCAATGCTCCTAGTCAAGTTTTGCTGGTAACACTGTACTAAGTACATTTTTTTCTTGTGATGGGACACAAAGTACAAACTGATCAATGATCATACAGAAGTACAGTTCAATGCTTACTATATGAGGGGTCCTACTACCATCGTCATGTATGACGAAAAAGTTAAATCTTACTGGCTAGTCATGTTTAAGATCATAGAGCAAGCTGAATCAAGTATGGCGGGGCTTCTGCTTGCAGCAGCTCTAATCTTGAGCCAACACCCAATCAAAGCCCTACTATGCACTTGGCAGAGTAGGAGCAAAGCATGGCTTGCATGAAACACCAAATAGATTCATGGGTCATGACAAGTAATAAGGTAGTTTCGCGTGAAAGTGGAACAGCTTATGGTTTGTAAGTCCATAGTTAGGGTTTTAGCGGATTGCATTTGTCTTCGGATCCCTTGTCATCTAAGCTAACTTTGTACGAACTCTCAAAGTTGGTATAGCTTTAACTGAGAGTCCATATTATCATACCAGATCAAGTACAAGACCATGTTCTATCATAAACCAAAGGTCTCAGATCACCTACATTAATAGTCATCCAAGGGGATAAAAACCTTTTGTTGCTGTGAACTGCTACGGTACAAAACAGATATTACTGCATTATCTAGGCAAAAAAAAACTGTGATATGAACAGAAACTAGTTTCAGTTAAGATCTGTTGCGTATTACTAAGCCTTTTATGCATGCAAAGGTAGTGTTCGATCCCTTTCCAGTAATGCTAGGTAGCTACAGCGCACAGCAAACAATTTAATACGATAAAAATGCAGTGCATGCCAATCAGATGCCATGTGATCATGCAAAATCCTCTCCAGTGAGGAGTGAATGACACCTGTAAGACTAGATCATGCAAAGCCGAGGTAAATGGACGCCCTGGAGTTCTGAAAACCGGTCAAGTCAACTGGAACAGAACAAGGCTGGACACGAGGCTACCTCGAGTACCACGAAGAAGGTAGATCATGCCGAAATGACAGTTTGAGAACATCACAGGCGACAGAGATAAAAAGTTTCCAGATTCTAAGAGTACAGAGGTTAGCATCTTACCGTTGAAGAATGAGCAATCAGTTTTTGCTCTTCTCCTTCATGCCGGAGTGCCGGAGACCGTCCCACAGCTGTAACGCCGCGGATGATGTGAGCTGGTTCTCGGATGCGGGATGCGCCACCGCCGCACCGTGAACGTGACCAAACAAGAGCGGGCCATCCAGCCTCTGGAGCTGGTGGTGATGATGGCCTGAGAAGTTCGACTGCGAATTGGACTGAAGGGTCCCCCTACTGGCACCCAAGAAACCTGAGGACATGGAGAAACCGAGGCTGTAGTCCCCGGCGGCAGCCGAGGACGCCGCCAGAGTGTCCTGGCCGAGCGAGAAGTGAGGCATCTCGATGGGGCTGGTGAAGTTGAAGGGCTGCGCCGGAACCAGGCCGAACGGAGGCGCGCTGCCGAACTTGGCGGCGGCAGGGCCAGAAAAGGCGTGCGTCGACAGCCCGTGCGCACCTTTCCCGTTGTGCGCAATGCCGACGCAGCCGGCGGCGGCCGCGGAGACGTTGGGCTGGTGATTCTGGAGGACGGGTTTTTGaagagtttgggcctcaaaactcggcgaCGGTGATTCTGGAGGGATTTCGGGTTGAACTTTGGTATCAAAGTCACGTACTTGTAGGACTAGAATTTttagtggctcccattcaccccttCTCTGGTCGCCTCACTGGTACTATAGGATGAATCTTCTACCCTATTTAATTCCAGAAAATGCAATAAACCATGTGATTCCAGCATACATAATTACACACAGTCCTGTAAGATTAGAAAGCTAAGGTCTCACATGGGGAAACTTGATAACAAACAAAAGTAACTTCTGGTAGTTAGGAAGTATAACAAACAACAACAAACGCCCAGGATTGTGCTATGAGGTCTAGGTCTCAAACCAGGAAGTAATGTTACAGCATCTGATGGAAAGCTACGTTCAATCAATAAGGCTGGAAGTGTCTAGCCCACTTAGGAGTTTGGAACTCTGGATAGCTCAGTGCAAGCAAAGCACCAGAAATGGTAGCATATATCAAAAAATAAAGACCGAATCTTGACAACAACTACTTAACAACAGTACAATTTAACAGATTTCAACACAGAACATTTAGAGATGAACAAGGTTTGTGTGGATAATGGACGAAATTAGTTTCCTTAGACATGCTGGGAATGATCTATAGGAGAAAAAAGGTACTTAATGAACTGGTATCACCAAGGTCACCAAACTACAATAATATTCAAAGACTTCTCTCTGAATAGAGTACACAAGCATTTTGTTGATACCAACGCTCTTAGTCAAGTTTTGCTGGTAACACTGTACTAAGTACATTTTTTCTTGTGATGGGACACAAAGTACAAACTGACCAATGATCATACAGAAGTACAGTTGAATGCTTAATATATGAGGGGTCCTACTACCATCGTCATGTATCACGAAAAAGTTAAATCTTACTGGCTAGTCATGTTTAAGATCATAGAGCAAGCTGAATCAAGTATGGCCGGGCTTCTGCTTGCAGGAGCTCTAATCTTGAGCCAACACCCAATCAAAGCCCTACTATGCACTTGGCAGAGTAAGCAGCAAAGCATGGCTTGCATGATCAGATCACCAACACCAAATAGATTCATGGGTCATGACAAGTAATAAGGTAGTTTCGCGTGAAAGTGGAACAGCTTATGGTTTGTAAGTCCATAATTAGGGTTTTAGCCGATTGCATTTGTCTTCGGATTCCTTGTCATCTAAGCTAAGCTTGTACGAACTCTCAAAGTTGGTATCACAATTCAGCGAGCTTTAACTGAGAGTCCATATTATCATACCAGATCAAGTGGAAGACCATGTTCTATCACAAACCAAAGATCTCAGATCACCTACATCAATAGTCATCCAAGGGGATAAAACCACTTGTTGATGTGAACTGCTACGGTACAAAATAGATATTACTGCATTATCTAGGCAAAAAAAAAACTGTGATATGAACAGAAACTAGCTTCAGTTAAGATCTGTTGCGTATTACTAAGCCTTTTATGCATGCAAATGTAGTGTTCGATCCCTTTTCAGTAATGCTACGTAGCTACAGCCTACAGCACACAGCAAAGCAATTTAATACAATAAAAATGCAGTGCATGCCAATCAGATGCCATGTGATCATGCAAAATCCTCTCCAGTGAGGAGTGAATGACACCTGTAAGACTACATCATGCAAAGCCGAGGTAAATGGACGCCCTGGAGTTCTGAAACCGGTAAAGTCAACTGGAACAGAAGAAGGCTGGACACGAGGCTACCTCGAGTACCACGAAGAAGGTAGATCATGCCGAAATGACAGTTTGAGAACATCACAGGCGACAGAGATAAAAAGTTTCCAGATTCTAATTCTAAGAGTACAGCGGTTAGCATCTTACCGTTGAAGAATGAGCAATCAGTTTTTGCTCTTCTCCTTCATGCCGGAGTGCCGGAGACCGTCCCACAGCTGTAACGCCGCGGATGATGTGAGCTGGTTCTCGGATGCGGGATGCGCCACCGCCGCACCGTGAACGTGACCAAACAAGAGCGGGCCATCCAGCCTCTGGAGCTGGTGGTGATGATGGCCCGAGAAGTTCGACTGCGAATTGGACTGAAGGGTCCCCCTACTGGCACCCAAGAAACCTGAGGACATGGAGAAACCGAGGCTGTAGTCCCCGGCGGCAGCCGAGGACGCCGCCAGAGTGTCCTGGCCGAGCGAGAAGTGAGGCATCTCGATGGGGCTGGTGAAGTTGAAGGGCTGCGCCGGAACCAGGCCGAACGGAGGCGCGCTGCCGAACTTGGCGGCGGCAGGGCCAGAAAAGGCGTGCGTCGACAGCCCGTGCGCACCTTTCCCGTTGTGCGCAATGCCGACGCAGCCGGCGGCGGCCGCGGAGACGTTGGGCTGGTGATGCCAGGActgcctgtgctcggcggcgctaATGGCGCCGGCCGACGCCACCCCGGTGAGCAGCTCGGTGAAGGACGCGGCCTGCGCCGAGGTGCTGGCCACGGTGACCTCCCTGTCCCGGGCGGAGGCGCCCCCGCGGCTGTCGGAGCGCGAGAGCGAGAGCTCGGATCCCTTGCTCGTCTCCGACGTGCTGCTGCCCGCGGACTTGCTCCCCTGCTGCTGCTTGTCCTTGCCGGCGGCATCCGCGTCgcccggcgcggggagggcggcgaAGGCGGCCGGGTCGAGCTCCGGGAGCTTGtcgatggcggcggcggcggcgttgaTGAGCCATTCGATGGCCTTGCTGGGCTGGTCGAAGCCGAGGCGGTCCTGCAGGTCGTAGAACTGGATGGCGGTTGGCACCGACAGGCGCACGCGGCGGTCGCGGATGCCCTTGGCCGTGTACACCTTGCTGTGCCGGTCCTTGCCCCCGCTAGCCCGCACGCGGTAGATCCGGGACCCCGCCCCCGGgcccagcggcggcggcggcggcggcggctggcccCACGCCGCCTCCGCCTCGCTGCCCCTCACGGCGCCGCCGCGGCCGCGCTTGGAGCCCTGCTGCTGGGAGCGGCCGGGCGCGCCGGCGCCcacggctgctgcctccatccccctagtggcgccgcccgcagccgcaGGCGCTGCTCATACGCTGGCTGCTGGCGCGGCGGGAGATAGCCGTGAGGAGGAATGCAGCGCTTTTATGGG is a genomic window of Zea mays cultivar B73 chromosome 5, Zm-B73-REFERENCE-NAM-5.0, whole genome shotgun sequence containing:
- the LOC103625824 gene encoding transcription factor PCF6, translated to MEAAAVGAGAPGRSQQQGSKRGRGGAVRGSEAEAAWGQPPPPPPPLGPGAGSRIYRVRASGGKDRHSKVYTAKGIRDRRVRLSVPTAIQFYDLQDRLGFDQPSKAIEWLINAAAAAIDKLPELDPAAFAALPAPGDADAAGKDKQQQGSKSAGSSTSETSKGSELSLSRSDSRGGASARDREVTVASTSAQAASFTELLTGVASAGAISAAEHRQSWHHQPNVSAAAAGCVGIAHNGKGAHGLSTHAFSGPAAAKFGSAPPFGLVPAQPFNFTSPIEMPHFSLGQDTLAASSAAAGDYSLGFSMSSGFLGASRGTLQSNSQSNFSGHHHHQLQRLDGPLLFGHVHGAAVAHPASENQLTSSAALQLWDGLRHSGMKEKSKN